The following proteins are co-located in the Pseudomonadota bacterium genome:
- a CDS encoding CBS domain-containing protein, producing MAYITDVYLSEILRKDVIDQFGRKLGILWDLVIVPGSKYPGVIKIILKDKKQLLEVPVEHLQLFNRFVITINLPEAALNKYRHTEGDILVKKHILDKQILDVNGAKVVRVNDLKLGEGDGAICVIGIDVGLNGILRRVDGGQMIQKTLSLFKKPIKEHIIDWRFLQTIDAHLRNLTLNVARRQLGELHPSDLAEILTEIDPEEGTLLLSSIDEELAGEALHEVSTEVRGKILKEMDKEMISDILEEMPPDEAADILGEMPEEKSQELLSLMETEDATEVKGLLSYEEDTAGGLMTSEFLDFSPDMTIDETLAGIRLLVPDVEFIYYIYVVDNDDHLLGVLTLKKLLTTPLDVKLGDVMLQNVKHVYLDTERKEIAEIVSKYDFVAIPVLDEEKRIKGIITIDDIMDLLVPNPTRRKKRRAFQ from the coding sequence ATGGCTTATATAACAGACGTATATTTAAGCGAAATATTGAGAAAAGATGTCATTGACCAGTTCGGGAGAAAATTGGGCATCCTGTGGGATCTTGTTATAGTGCCCGGTTCGAAATATCCCGGCGTGATCAAGATTATTCTAAAAGACAAAAAGCAGCTCCTTGAGGTTCCGGTTGAACATCTTCAGCTTTTCAACCGTTTCGTGATCACGATTAACCTGCCGGAAGCAGCCCTCAATAAATATAGACACACAGAAGGCGATATATTGGTAAAGAAACACATTCTTGACAAGCAGATACTGGATGTGAATGGCGCAAAGGTTGTAAGGGTAAACGACCTCAAGCTCGGCGAGGGCGATGGCGCCATATGTGTAATCGGCATTGATGTAGGATTGAATGGAATCCTGAGAAGGGTAGACGGGGGTCAGATGATCCAGAAGACCCTGTCGCTTTTTAAAAAACCCATAAAGGAACACATCATAGACTGGCGTTTTCTACAGACGATAGACGCTCATCTGCGAAACTTAACATTAAATGTAGCACGAAGACAGCTTGGCGAGCTTCACCCCTCTGACCTGGCAGAAATCCTCACAGAAATAGATCCAGAGGAAGGCACCCTGCTCCTTTCGTCCATAGACGAGGAGCTGGCAGGTGAAGCGCTCCACGAGGTGTCTACAGAGGTCAGGGGGAAAATACTGAAGGAGATGGACAAGGAGATGATCTCCGACATACTCGAAGAGATGCCTCCCGATGAGGCCGCAGACATCCTTGGCGAGATGCCGGAAGAAAAGTCACAGGAGCTTTTGTCGCTCATGGAGACCGAAGATGCCACAGAAGTCAAGGGTCTGCTCAGTTACGAGGAGGATACTGCGGGTGGGTTAATGACAAGCGAATTTCTCGATTTTTCACCTGACATGACCATCGACGAAACGCTGGCGGGCATAAGACTCCTTGTGCCTGACGTAGAGTTTATCTATTACATTTATGTGGTGGATAACGATGACCATCTCCTTGGCGTCCTGACGCTCAAGAAACTCCTGACTACACCCCTGGATGTGAAGCTGGGGGACGTGATGCTACAGAACGTAAAGCACGTATATCTTGATACAGAACGGAAAGAGATCGCAGAAATTGTATCCAAGTACGATTTTGTTGCCATCCCTGTCCTTGACGAGGAAAAAAGGATAAAAGGCATCATAACAATCGACGACATCATGGACCTTCTCGTTCCTAATCCGACAAGGAGAAAGAAGAGAAGGGCATTCCAATAA
- a CDS encoding glycosyltransferase family 4 protein: MKKILFFTHNIFTLENPEGYRIHQYFPYLEKIGFEVELLTTKEKFTNILGCARSADVVYLQRVLLNPLKFSLLRMHAKRLIYDFDDAVMYGTRGESSTRRSRFARVVRNADAVFCGNGFLCKEAGRHRENNIYRVPTVVNTDEYPVKNHYQKTPFVVGWTGSGATLRYLLDMKELLLSVFDPEKINFMVVADRPPEIEARGVFFEKWQKEKEKAALLGFDMGIMPVRDDIWSRGKCGLKLIQYMAAGMPSLTHPVGVAREMIENGVNGFLREDLDGWKDAINELSENVDLRKRMGKIARGFVEDKFSLQSWGPKVSEIINNL, encoded by the coding sequence ATGAAAAAAATCCTCTTTTTTACCCACAATATATTTACCCTGGAAAACCCTGAAGGGTATAGAATCCATCAGTATTTTCCTTATCTTGAGAAAATCGGCTTTGAGGTTGAACTCCTTACCACAAAAGAAAAATTCACAAACATTCTGGGTTGTGCCAGATCTGCCGATGTGGTCTATCTGCAGAGGGTTCTCCTTAACCCCCTCAAGTTTTCCTTGCTGAGGATGCATGCGAAAAGGCTTATCTATGATTTTGATGATGCTGTCATGTATGGAACAAGAGGTGAGAGTTCAACGAGGCGGTCGAGGTTTGCGAGGGTTGTAAGGAATGCCGATGCGGTTTTCTGCGGAAACGGATTTCTCTGCAAAGAGGCGGGCCGCCATAGAGAAAATAACATATACCGTGTTCCCACCGTCGTGAACACCGACGAATATCCCGTAAAAAACCATTATCAAAAAACGCCGTTTGTTGTAGGTTGGACAGGGAGTGGCGCTACGTTGAGATACCTGCTTGACATGAAAGAACTGTTGCTTTCCGTTTTCGATCCGGAAAAAATCAATTTTATGGTGGTAGCTGATCGTCCCCCTGAGATTGAAGCAAGGGGGGTGTTTTTTGAAAAATGGCAGAAGGAGAAAGAGAAGGCGGCCTTGCTTGGTTTTGACATGGGAATCATGCCGGTCAGGGACGATATATGGTCAAGGGGAAAGTGTGGACTCAAGCTCATTCAGTACATGGCAGCAGGAATGCCATCGCTGACACACCCTGTTGGCGTTGCACGGGAAATGATAGAAAATGGTGTGAATGGGTTTTTGAGAGAAGATTTGGATGGATGGAAAGATGCCATCAACGAACTTTCAGAGAACGTGGATTTAAGAAAACGGATGGGTAAAATAGCACGGGGATTCGTGGAAGACAAATTTTCTCTGCAATCCTGGGGCCCGAAGGTCTCAGAGATCATAAATAACTTATGA
- a CDS encoding TRAP transporter small permease, whose product MNEGELVSVIKKIYENMEEAAGVVLLAVMALFAFLNVITRYFIQYSFAFTEEIEVACLVWLTMLGAAAGFRRGVHLGFDLLKMRFPNLGRNFLSPLASLLTIVTICFIVWFSVFQIKDEIALNITTEALNIPHWWYTLSMPVGGALVVLRVIEAAWKRFKHNQRFRENGG is encoded by the coding sequence ATGAATGAAGGCGAATTGGTATCAGTGATTAAAAAGATATACGAAAACATGGAAGAAGCAGCGGGCGTTGTCCTGCTCGCAGTAATGGCGCTATTTGCCTTTTTAAATGTTATCACCCGCTACTTCATCCAGTACTCCTTTGCCTTCACTGAAGAAATTGAGGTTGCCTGTCTTGTGTGGCTCACCATGCTCGGGGCGGCCGCAGGTTTTCGAAGAGGGGTGCACCTGGGTTTTGATCTCCTTAAGATGCGTTTCCCGAACCTGGGGCGGAATTTTCTCTCTCCCCTTGCATCGCTTTTAACAATCGTAACGATCTGTTTTATCGTCTGGTTCAGTGTTTTTCAAATAAAGGACGAAATCGCATTGAATATCACCACCGAGGCGCTGAACATACCGCACTGGTGGTATACCCTTTCCATGCCTGTAGGCGGGGCTTTAGTCGTGCTCCGCGTGATAGAGGCAGCCTGGAAAAGATTTAAGCATAATCAAAGGTTCCGTGAAAATGGTGGATGA
- a CDS encoding tetratricopeptide repeat protein: protein MEKIDECGMMEKYLHSQGAILYDEKRFDEAIVFFQKAIELDDQPYSHYHLSLIHKERMEFDKALQEIARAIRMSPSVPEYYHEMSVVWGLKGDRNRASRDHKRAVKIDDNYRRIALIRSSAAVVNLAFPDLAQRSCPILSCPAYCCHFTGEPLRHGVCVGAGKLYAIRKFLSKKALQEDGFMKKLSYNGEDHLSRLVPPNYILKEHGNRFVYYPGRRAHFLDRATLKDLPKGRDYQTLMWINEKASSCAFLHEKQCLIHSTGDETGLDSCKQFFCMTGFVFFVLEHLGVVNNTQLQSKTMGELNRIAVESLLILSKIISGSVKPGEMSVSQKEYLKRDINTLFSPS, encoded by the coding sequence TTGGAAAAGATAGACGAATGTGGCATGATGGAGAAGTATTTGCACAGCCAGGGTGCAATCTTATACGATGAGAAAAGGTTTGATGAAGCGATAGTGTTTTTTCAGAAAGCTATCGAACTTGATGACCAACCATATTCACACTACCACCTGAGCCTTATCCACAAAGAGCGTATGGAATTCGATAAGGCCCTCCAGGAGATAGCAAGGGCTATCAGGATGAGCCCTTCTGTTCCTGAATATTATCATGAGATGAGCGTGGTGTGGGGGTTGAAGGGAGACCGGAATCGGGCGTCCCGGGACCACAAAAGGGCTGTCAAAATCGACGATAATTACCGTCGTATTGCATTGATCAGGTCAAGCGCGGCTGTTGTCAACCTGGCATTCCCCGATTTAGCACAACGGTCCTGCCCCATACTTTCCTGCCCTGCATATTGCTGCCATTTCACGGGAGAACCCTTGCGGCACGGGGTATGTGTCGGCGCAGGCAAACTCTATGCAATAAGAAAGTTCCTGAGCAAAAAGGCCCTCCAGGAGGACGGTTTCATGAAAAAATTGTCGTACAACGGAGAAGATCACCTGTCCCGTCTTGTTCCTCCAAATTATATTTTAAAGGAGCACGGCAACAGATTCGTCTATTATCCGGGCAGAAGGGCTCATTTCCTCGACAGGGCCACCCTTAAAGACCTCCCGAAGGGAAGGGATTACCAAACCCTGATGTGGATCAACGAAAAGGCAAGTTCATGCGCCTTTCTCCATGAAAAACAATGTTTAATCCATAGTACGGGTGACGAGACCGGTCTCGATTCCTGCAAACAGTTTTTCTGTATGACTGGCTTCGTCTTTTTTGTACTGGAACACCTTGGGGTTGTCAACAACACACAGCTCCAATCGAAAACAATGGGAGAGTTGAACAGGATTGCAGTGGAGTCTCTCCTTATTCTTTCAAAAATAATTTCCGGCAGTGTAAAGCCCGGCGAAATGTCTGTATCTCAAAAAGAGTATCTCAAAAGAGATATAAACACGCTGTTCTCGCCTTCGTAA
- a CDS encoding carbamoyl transferase gives MSSNINCWGNALKLTGRGGFAILQLNSMNILGLHTFGHDTGAALISGGRLLAIGEERLDRAKHSGAFPHKSIRYLLGAAGLKDIEDIDLIVGVTRIGKDGRNKEVEMIRSELSYGGPIQTVSHHTAHAAGAFYPSPFDEATVMVVDGLGSNAIDYEAEEKAPFILIIIDAKIQKKMEEVQSFYRAMDGKLFTIRKDYSMPGYRNGIGLLYMGTSVFLGMGDFGSGKVMGLAPYGESGERSFRKNFCEIVDGAALIPSEKNFVRYNDCFQKLFYPDIPQRKKERLPDDVYTQIAFEVQDALEEALVAVANHLYRISPSKNLCYAGGVGLNSVANKKILDNTPFENIFIQPGACDSGIALGCALYGAHVINGEDPKKYRFKNAYLGRSYSEEEVLETLKNTPNIRFTKEKDLFRKAAKLLADGKILGWFEGGSEIGPRALGHRSIICDPGKPEMKDILNEKVKHREGFRPFAPSVLREYVSEYFDLACESPYMLLIAGVKEDKQKVIPAITHVDGTARVQTVTREDNGRYYDLIHEFFKITGVPVILNTSFNVAGEPIVETPAEALKCFMSTEMDCLVIEDYLIEASGPKKLVSGPMVDEDKLRATDFRGGFRRYFSNFFKSNAR, from the coding sequence GTGTCAAGTAACATAAATTGCTGGGGGAATGCTTTGAAGTTGACGGGCAGGGGTGGTTTTGCTATATTACAACTCAACAGCATGAACATTTTAGGTCTTCATACGTTCGGCCATGATACCGGAGCAGCCCTCATCTCCGGGGGGCGCCTTCTTGCCATAGGCGAGGAGAGGCTCGACAGGGCAAAACATTCCGGGGCGTTCCCCCATAAATCGATCCGTTACCTTCTTGGTGCCGCTGGCCTGAAGGACATCGAGGATATTGACCTGATTGTAGGGGTTACCCGTATTGGGAAAGACGGGAGAAACAAAGAGGTGGAGATGATAAGGTCTGAGCTTAGCTACGGCGGCCCCATCCAGACCGTTTCCCATCATACTGCACATGCGGCGGGTGCTTTTTACCCGTCACCCTTCGATGAGGCCACGGTAATGGTGGTAGATGGATTGGGGAGCAACGCCATTGATTACGAAGCGGAAGAGAAGGCGCCTTTTATTCTGATAATTATCGATGCAAAGATACAGAAAAAGATGGAAGAGGTTCAGTCCTTTTACAGGGCAATGGACGGGAAGCTGTTTACCATAAGAAAAGATTACTCGATGCCGGGTTACAGAAACGGAATCGGCCTTCTCTACATGGGTACCTCCGTATTTCTGGGTATGGGTGATTTCGGCTCAGGGAAGGTCATGGGCCTTGCGCCGTACGGTGAAAGCGGAGAGAGAAGCTTCCGCAAAAACTTTTGTGAGATCGTAGACGGGGCGGCGCTCATACCGAGCGAAAAGAACTTTGTACGGTATAATGATTGTTTTCAAAAGCTCTTCTATCCGGATATACCACAAAGGAAGAAAGAACGGCTTCCCGACGATGTTTATACCCAAATAGCCTTCGAAGTACAGGATGCGCTCGAAGAGGCCCTCGTTGCCGTTGCCAATCATCTTTACAGGATAAGCCCTTCGAAGAACCTCTGCTATGCTGGCGGTGTGGGGCTTAACAGTGTTGCAAATAAGAAAATTCTTGATAACACCCCCTTTGAGAATATTTTCATACAGCCCGGTGCATGTGACTCGGGGATAGCCTTGGGGTGTGCTTTATACGGGGCTCATGTCATAAACGGCGAAGACCCCAAAAAATACCGGTTTAAAAATGCATATTTGGGAAGATCGTATAGCGAGGAAGAGGTTTTAGAGACCCTCAAAAACACACCGAATATCCGTTTTACAAAAGAAAAGGATCTTTTCCGAAAGGCTGCAAAGCTCCTGGCGGACGGGAAAATCCTTGGATGGTTTGAAGGGGGGAGCGAGATCGGTCCCCGTGCGCTTGGTCACCGGAGCATCATCTGTGATCCCGGGAAGCCGGAGATGAAAGACATTCTCAACGAGAAAGTAAAGCACAGAGAGGGTTTCAGACCCTTTGCCCCTTCAGTGCTCCGTGAATATGTTTCAGAGTATTTTGACCTGGCCTGCGAAAGCCCTTATATGCTCCTTATTGCCGGGGTCAAAGAGGATAAGCAGAAGGTTATTCCTGCCATAACCCATGTAGATGGAACCGCACGTGTTCAGACCGTTACCCGCGAAGATAACGGGAGATATTACGACCTCATTCACGAATTCTTCAAGATTACCGGTGTTCCGGTTATTCTCAACACATCCTTCAACGTTGCCGGGGAACCCATTGTAGAGACGCCTGCCGAGGCGCTGAAGTGCTTCATGTCTACCGAGATGGATTGTCTGGTTATCGAAGACTACCTTATCGAAGCTTCAGGGCCAAAGAAACTTGTGAGCGGACCCATGGTCGATGAGGACAAACTCAGGGCAACTGATTTCAGGGGTGGCTTTAGACGATATTTCAGTAATTTCTTTAAAAGCAATGCCCGATGA
- a CDS encoding DctP family TRAP transporter solute-binding subunit, whose product MNRKRFGLGIALLLLFVFAASGFSANYKPEYKMSIVVGPTGPWGESAARFAEAVKKATDGRINIKPYYSGQLFAGKQTNEFLLMKQGVIDFAVGSTINWSPTVKELNIFSLPFFFPSYKALDAVEYGEVGKQLFRTIEEKGVVGLGWAENGFRDLTNSKRAIKTPADLEGLKVRVVGSPIFIDTFKAMGANPMSMNWGEALSAFQQGTVDGQENPVVSVIIPNKLWQVHKYMTVWNYAIDPIILGVSKQVWDTLDQKDRDAIKKAAEEVVKWQKKAAREGLEGSTAAFDNLKKNGMEVTVLTPAQIKVFKDKTKSVYDKWSKEIGIELVRAAEKDIRKAAGTK is encoded by the coding sequence ATGAACAGGAAACGGTTTGGACTGGGCATAGCCCTTTTATTGCTTTTTGTCTTTGCTGCAAGCGGTTTTTCGGCAAATTATAAACCTGAATACAAGATGAGCATCGTCGTGGGGCCAACGGGGCCGTGGGGGGAGTCTGCCGCACGATTCGCTGAGGCAGTTAAAAAGGCCACAGACGGAAGGATTAACATAAAACCGTACTATAGCGGTCAACTCTTCGCAGGTAAGCAGACAAACGAATTCCTTCTCATGAAACAGGGGGTTATCGACTTTGCGGTGGGTTCAACGATCAACTGGTCCCCGACAGTAAAGGAATTGAACATTTTCTCCCTTCCCTTTTTCTTCCCCAGCTATAAAGCCCTGGATGCAGTAGAATACGGGGAAGTGGGCAAACAATTATTTAGAACTATTGAAGAAAAGGGTGTTGTCGGTCTCGGATGGGCAGAGAACGGTTTTAGGGACCTTACAAACAGCAAAAGGGCTATAAAAACCCCTGCAGACCTCGAAGGCCTTAAGGTAAGGGTTGTGGGGTCACCCATATTTATTGATACATTTAAGGCCATGGGGGCAAACCCTATGTCCATGAACTGGGGCGAAGCCCTTTCAGCATTCCAGCAGGGCACCGTTGACGGGCAGGAAAACCCTGTTGTTTCTGTCATTATTCCCAATAAACTCTGGCAGGTACACAAGTATATGACCGTGTGGAACTACGCAATCGACCCCATCATCCTCGGCGTGAGCAAACAGGTCTGGGACACCCTTGACCAGAAGGATAGAGATGCAATTAAAAAGGCTGCCGAAGAAGTGGTGAAATGGCAGAAAAAGGCTGCACGGGAAGGCTTGGAAGGCAGCACTGCAGCATTCGATAACCTGAAAAAGAACGGGATGGAGGTAACTGTCCTTACCCCTGCACAGATAAAGGTCTTCAAGGACAAGACAAAATCCGTATATGACAAATGGTCTAAAGAGATCGGCATTGAGCTGGTAAGAGCCGCCGAAAAAGACATCCGGAAGGCAGCAGGAACAAAATAG
- a CDS encoding TRAP transporter large permease: MEPVIAFFAVFLVLLLLGIPVATSLGFTATLLIWKYNLGIEVLAPNFYASVAKFQLLALPFFILAGLILDRCGISKRLIHFVSLLIGPIPGGLAIVTIIVGVIFAGISGSGPADTAALGMILYPAMIAMGYDKGYTAALIASSGSLAIVIPPSIAFIIYGVITSTSVPALFAAGVIPGIITALLLIIPSFFIAKKYGWKGEKWGTPKEIWQAFKEAFWGLLAPVVILSGIYGGIFTATEAAVVAVFYGLFIGFFIYKTLTFTMLYGIFRDSVLSSAVVMFIVAFAGLFSWTGSTLGVMDKTSAYLLSLSSNPFTILVLINVMLFVAGMLMDAISIYYVFLPILIPIMKFFNWDPIWFGVVMTLNLSIGQITPPVAVNLYVIANISNLSLEKISRSVIPFVAIMLVALLITMLFPSLSLYLPGLFGLK; the protein is encoded by the coding sequence ATGGAACCGGTTATTGCATTCTTCGCAGTGTTTCTTGTCCTGCTCTTACTGGGGATCCCGGTGGCTACTTCTCTCGGCTTTACTGCTACCCTCCTCATATGGAAATACAACCTCGGCATAGAGGTGCTCGCCCCTAATTTTTATGCCTCTGTAGCCAAGTTTCAGCTTCTTGCCCTGCCTTTCTTCATTCTCGCAGGCCTTATCCTGGATCGCTGCGGAATTTCAAAGAGGCTTATTCACTTTGTCAGTCTGCTGATAGGGCCTATCCCCGGCGGACTTGCCATTGTTACTATTATCGTGGGGGTCATATTCGCAGGGATCTCCGGGTCAGGCCCAGCGGATACGGCGGCGCTCGGGATGATTCTCTACCCTGCCATGATTGCCATGGGTTATGACAAGGGATACACGGCGGCGCTTATTGCAAGCTCAGGGTCACTCGCTATTGTGATCCCCCCGAGCATAGCATTCATCATATATGGGGTCATTACGAGCACCTCGGTTCCTGCCCTCTTTGCCGCAGGAGTAATACCCGGCATCATCACCGCGCTCCTTCTTATTATCCCTTCCTTTTTCATTGCAAAGAAATATGGGTGGAAGGGGGAAAAATGGGGAACACCAAAAGAGATATGGCAGGCCTTCAAAGAGGCCTTTTGGGGCCTTCTTGCCCCTGTTGTGATTCTGAGCGGTATTTATGGCGGCATTTTTACTGCCACAGAGGCAGCAGTTGTGGCGGTCTTTTACGGACTGTTCATCGGATTTTTCATCTACAAAACACTTACATTTACAATGCTTTACGGGATATTCAGGGATTCTGTCCTCTCTTCGGCAGTAGTCATGTTTATCGTTGCCTTTGCGGGACTTTTTTCATGGACCGGCTCCACGCTGGGCGTCATGGATAAAACCTCGGCCTACCTGCTTTCGCTTTCATCGAACCCCTTTACCATCCTGGTTCTCATAAATGTCATGCTCTTCGTTGCGGGCATGCTCATGGACGCGATCTCTATTTATTATGTCTTCCTGCCCATTCTTATACCGATAATGAAGTTCTTTAACTGGGATCCCATCTGGTTCGGCGTTGTCATGACGCTGAATCTCTCCATCGGCCAGATTACACCGCCTGTGGCAGTAAACCTTTATGTTATCGCAAATATATCCAACCTTTCCCTTGAAAAGATATCCAGGTCGGTTATTCCTTTCGTTGCGATAATGCTTGTGGCGCTTCTTATCACGATGCTTTTCCCCTCTCTTTCGCTATACCTTCCGGGGTTGTTCGGGCTGAAGTAA
- a CDS encoding SGNH/GDSL hydrolase family protein has protein sequence MAIKKPVLVKCVAIFIIIVAGLLLLEGMGQALFRIRHHYWLFGHDDAAYIALFKKHPYLVVEPRPNAQFTSKEGLVFSHNALGARGKEISVLKRENVRRVLVLGGSSTYCIGVSDNQTWPYYLQEKLGSGYEVINSGVPGYTTVEHIIQTALNVSDISPDICIYYVGWNDIRNQHVAHLRSDYSDFHGKSQYNHLMLGALKIGNHSVIVRTTANMLNKIFVRDPDGAYTVEGTADKFTARADERALSLFRRNIKLLISLCRAQGVRPVMIPQVLRYDMLTGDKEYDWIPYVKDKDLRLVMGLYNDALREVCAAEKVDFIGEVLQVNYDASCFVDNYGHFTPSGNEKFAGIVVQYLKRHP, from the coding sequence ATGGCTATCAAAAAACCCGTTCTTGTTAAGTGCGTTGCAATATTCATAATCATTGTTGCAGGCCTGCTGTTATTGGAAGGCATGGGCCAGGCGCTGTTCAGGATCAGACACCATTACTGGCTTTTCGGGCACGATGATGCAGCATATATAGCTTTATTCAAGAAGCACCCCTATCTTGTGGTTGAACCGAGACCAAATGCACAGTTTACTTCGAAAGAAGGTTTGGTGTTCAGTCATAATGCACTGGGCGCCCGCGGCAAAGAAATCAGTGTCTTAAAAAGAGAGAACGTAAGGCGGGTTCTTGTTCTCGGTGGATCAAGCACATACTGCATCGGCGTTTCCGACAACCAGACATGGCCGTATTATCTGCAGGAAAAATTAGGAAGCGGCTATGAGGTTATAAATTCAGGCGTTCCCGGTTATACGACGGTTGAGCACATCATCCAGACAGCCCTTAATGTGTCTGATATTTCACCGGATATCTGTATTTATTATGTAGGGTGGAACGATATAAGGAATCAGCATGTGGCACATTTACGGTCAGATTATTCGGATTTTCATGGTAAATCCCAGTATAACCACCTCATGCTGGGCGCATTGAAAATCGGCAATCATTCTGTGATTGTCAGAACAACGGCAAATATGCTGAACAAAATATTCGTAAGGGACCCCGATGGGGCATATACTGTCGAGGGGACTGCTGACAAGTTTACCGCAAGGGCCGATGAGAGGGCGTTGAGCTTGTTCAGGCGAAACATCAAATTGCTTATCTCGTTGTGCAGGGCCCAGGGGGTAAGGCCCGTTATGATACCCCAGGTCTTGCGTTACGACATGCTCACCGGCGACAAAGAGTACGATTGGATTCCCTATGTTAAGGACAAAGACCTAAGGCTGGTGATGGGGCTATATAACGATGCCCTCCGGGAAGTATGCGCCGCCGAGAAAGTTGATTTTATCGGAGAGGTGCTGCAGGTGAACTATGATGCATCATGCTTTGTTGACAATTATGGACACTTTACCCCTTCGGGCAACGAGAAATTTGCCGGTATCGTCGTGCAGTATCTTAAAAGACATCCATAA
- a CDS encoding 4-hydroxybutyrate--acetyl-CoA CoA transferase: MYKTEYKQKLVTPEQAAGIIREGDMFIHGMALAEPPATLRAIEARLRAGDLKRLKVLSALPLKHACDTVLSVDLVDCVEAHSMFVGSGQRGLVRTGLASFVPNHLHQAPRLIAEFIGVDVCATIVSPMDKNGYFSFGTANDLTSTAARAARTLIVEVNRFMPRVFGDSFVHISEVDAIIENHEPIFSPPDGKPRPEDEIIGRTIADMIPDGACLQLGIGTLPSAVAKHLEGHKDIGIHTELFGPAMVSLIKKGVINGTRKTLHPRKHIITFALGDKDTLDFMDNNPAIESYPCSYTNRPSVIAQNERMVSVNAVLQVDLTGQCNAESLYGNQYSGTGGQLDFVRGAFDAKEGKSILAFYATADKGKISRIVNRLDHGTTITTPRTDTHFLVTEFGVANLKGKSTRERALAIIELAHPKFREELLRKAEDMYIV, from the coding sequence ATGTATAAAACCGAATACAAACAAAAACTTGTCACACCGGAACAGGCGGCAGGCATAATAAGGGAAGGTGATATGTTTATTCATGGCATGGCCCTTGCGGAACCACCGGCAACACTCAGGGCTATCGAGGCCAGACTGAGAGCGGGAGATCTGAAGCGTCTGAAGGTGCTGTCCGCCCTTCCGTTAAAACATGCCTGTGATACTGTGCTTTCTGTAGATTTGGTGGACTGCGTGGAGGCCCATTCAATGTTTGTCGGTTCAGGTCAGCGTGGGCTTGTCCGAACGGGTCTTGCCAGTTTCGTGCCCAACCATCTCCATCAAGCGCCAAGGCTTATTGCCGAGTTTATAGGTGTTGACGTTTGCGCCACGATTGTCTCACCCATGGACAAGAACGGATACTTTTCATTCGGCACGGCAAATGATCTTACCTCTACAGCAGCCCGCGCCGCCAGGACGCTCATCGTTGAAGTAAACCGCTTTATGCCGCGGGTATTCGGTGACTCTTTCGTTCACATCTCCGAGGTAGACGCTATCATCGAAAATCACGAACCGATTTTTTCGCCACCGGATGGTAAACCAAGGCCGGAGGATGAAATTATCGGGAGGACTATCGCCGATATGATCCCTGACGGAGCGTGCTTACAGCTCGGCATCGGGACTCTTCCAAGCGCCGTGGCAAAACATCTGGAAGGGCACAAAGACATCGGCATCCATACGGAGCTATTCGGACCTGCCATGGTTAGCCTGATAAAGAAAGGCGTTATCAACGGAACCAGAAAAACGCTCCACCCCAGGAAGCATATTATTACGTTTGCCCTTGGCGACAAGGATACACTCGACTTTATGGACAACAACCCTGCCATTGAAAGCTATCCCTGCTCTTACACAAATCGTCCTTCGGTCATTGCGCAGAACGAACGGATGGTTTCCGTCAATGCCGTACTACAGGTTGACCTTACCGGCCAATGCAATGCCGAATCTCTTTACGGAAACCAGTACAGCGGGACAGGAGGACAACTGGATTTTGTTCGAGGCGCTTTTGATGCAAAGGAAGGCAAATCAATCCTCGCCTTTTATGCAACCGCCGATAAAGGAAAAATCTCAAGAATAGTAAACCGCCTCGATCATGGTACAACGATTACAACACCAAGGACAGACACACATTTCCTTGTTACGGAATTCGGTGTGGCAAACCTTAAGGGCAAGTCGACACGAGAGAGAGCTCTCGCAATAATAGAACTGGCCCACCCCAAGTTTCGGGAAGAATTACTCCGTAAGGCTGAAGATATGTATATCGTCTGA